One genomic window of [Clostridium] scindens ATCC 35704 includes the following:
- a CDS encoding FGGY-family carbohydrate kinase: METNYLVVDMGTGNSRVGLVSADGTIWGIRNYENQYYKDKQYEDAQYFLPEEWENNLLGGCKELLKEFPEHPVRAITSSGARESIVLYNKVGKAYLGLPNIDNRGRAWMAEIEDRTFIYEKTGRWVTEDFPAAKLMGYRKKYPEEFAGIAKITSLSEWIGEMFTGKLVIEPSQACETQFFDIESKEWSERLCGDYGISMDILPEIAKAGDSLGKIKKEMADELGISEDAEFIVGGADTQIALKSVGMGVGDVAVVSGTTSPVATITDYKYYDKQERCWTDSNLGGETYQVETNPGVTGLNYQKMKAFLFPDASYEEMEEEMAKQTEYLCTASFSSLYFSEKRSLKKGGFVMKAPFETTMKPIHLIWAVVADIACSIYVQYRSLCEMTGHEKDYILGCAGGFQSKMLCQHLADLTGKKLVIREGFSQASINGCLRICNAYYGIDSETESEQAATIYTPKEDSLIQEYYKEWLKNREMLNP; the protein is encoded by the coding sequence ATGGAAACAAATTATCTGGTTGTAGACATGGGAACCGGAAATTCCAGAGTGGGACTTGTCAGTGCCGATGGAACCATCTGGGGAATTCGAAATTACGAGAATCAATATTATAAAGATAAACAGTATGAAGATGCACAGTATTTTCTCCCGGAAGAATGGGAAAACAATCTCTTAGGCGGCTGTAAAGAGCTGCTTAAGGAATTCCCGGAACATCCGGTGCGTGCGATTACTTCATCCGGAGCCAGAGAAAGTATTGTCCTTTATAATAAAGTAGGAAAAGCTTATCTTGGCCTTCCGAATATTGATAATAGAGGCCGTGCATGGATGGCAGAAATCGAAGACCGTACATTCATCTATGAAAAGACAGGCCGTTGGGTAACCGAAGATTTCCCGGCAGCAAAACTGATGGGATACCGGAAAAAGTATCCGGAAGAGTTCGCAGGCATTGCAAAAATCACAAGTTTGAGTGAGTGGATCGGTGAAATGTTTACCGGTAAACTGGTTATCGAGCCGTCACAGGCATGTGAGACACAGTTCTTTGATATTGAGTCAAAAGAATGGTCAGAAAGACTTTGTGGAGATTATGGAATTTCCATGGATATTCTGCCGGAGATCGCAAAAGCCGGGGATAGCCTTGGCAAGATTAAAAAAGAAATGGCAGATGAGCTAGGAATCAGTGAAGATGCAGAATTTATTGTCGGCGGAGCTGATACACAGATCGCATTAAAGAGTGTTGGGATGGGTGTAGGAGATGTTGCGGTTGTATCCGGAACGACTTCACCGGTTGCTACGATTACCGATTATAAATATTACGACAAACAAGAACGTTGCTGGACAGACTCCAACCTTGGAGGAGAAACCTATCAGGTTGAGACCAACCCGGGTGTTACAGGATTAAACTACCAGAAGATGAAGGCATTTTTATTCCCGGATGCCTCTTATGAGGAAATGGAAGAAGAGATGGCAAAACAGACAGAGTATTTATGTACGGCATCTTTTTCATCCTTATATTTCTCAGAGAAACGATCTCTGAAAAAAGGTGGATTTGTGATGAAAGCACCATTTGAAACAACAATGAAACCAATCCATCTGATCTGGGCGGTGGTAGCCGATATTGCATGTTCCATCTATGTACAGTACAGAAGCCTGTGCGAGATGACCGGACATGAAAAAGATTATATTTTAGGATGCGCGGGTGGATTTCAGTCGAAGATGCTATGCCAGCATCTGGCAGATCTGACAGGAAAGAAACTGGTCATCAGAGAAGGTTTCAGCCAGGCATCCATCAATGGCTGTTTGAGAATCTGTAATGCATATTACGGAATTGATTCAGAAACAGAATCGGAGCAGGCAGCAACAATTTATACACCAAAAGAAGACAGCCTGATTCAGGAGTATTATAAAGAATGGTTGAAAAACCGTGAGATGTTAAATCCTTAA
- a CDS encoding MBL fold metallo-hydrolase, whose translation MKITIIGCQGAYPDQNQATSGYLIETENVRVLLDCGCGVISQIQNYILLEELDAVVITHYHPDHCSDLGCLQYASMILMQFGKRKKPLAVWGPGENERLSYEEYCTGNSYLEEDVFQIGDLVFASQKNVHDILSYAIRVEDRKGSSLVYSGDTGYYEDLSKFAEGTELFLCECSLYNWQKGKTPGHMCAEETGMAAKNAKAKKLCLTHLPPYGNRQQLLEEVGHKYQGELVLASSGMIFRQ comes from the coding sequence ATGAAAATCACGATAATCGGATGCCAGGGCGCTTATCCGGACCAAAATCAGGCAACATCCGGGTATTTGATCGAAACCGAGAATGTCCGTGTACTTTTAGATTGTGGATGCGGAGTGATTTCCCAGATACAGAATTATATTTTACTGGAAGAACTGGATGCAGTAGTAATCACACATTATCATCCAGATCACTGTTCGGATCTGGGATGTTTACAATATGCATCTATGATTCTGATGCAGTTTGGAAAACGAAAGAAACCTTTGGCGGTATGGGGACCGGGAGAAAATGAACGGTTATCTTATGAAGAATACTGTACAGGAAACAGTTATTTGGAAGAAGATGTTTTTCAGATTGGAGACTTGGTATTTGCCAGTCAGAAAAATGTGCATGATATCCTGTCTTATGCTATTCGTGTAGAGGATAGAAAGGGGAGTTCTCTTGTATATTCCGGGGATACAGGATATTATGAAGACCTTTCGAAGTTTGCGGAAGGCACGGAACTATTTTTATGTGAATGTTCTTTGTACAACTGGCAGAAAGGGAAGACTCCAGGACATATGTGTGCAGAGGAAACGGGAATGGCCGCGAAAAATGCAAAGGCAAAAAAACTTTGCCTTACGCATTTGCCGCCATATGGAAACCGACAGCAATTATTGGAAGAAGTAGGTCATAAATATCAGGGGGAACTGGTATTAGCCAGTTCTGGTATGATATTTAGACAATAA
- a CDS encoding HAD family hydrolase — MAYEYLWFDLGMTLVETSRSIRYQKVLEDFQIVKEEKEIRKAYHITDKIFMREYPHVLGQSPEKFFPWYLGVLNYELNIRISIPEVYEALMEKKTNESQQWKCIQGVKETLERLKEQGMKLGLISNWDSTCREVLKNNGLDQLLDTIVISSEIEIEKPDVKIFEYALSISGADRKLSLYIGDNYYDDAIGSAKAGIDCILVNPYGTLGMEEIKNIEIIPSVAELESVLGGVSV; from the coding sequence ATGGCCTACGAATATTTATGGTTTGATTTAGGGATGACACTGGTTGAAACATCCAGGAGTATTCGCTATCAGAAAGTTCTGGAAGATTTTCAGATAGTAAAGGAAGAGAAGGAAATTCGGAAAGCATATCACATAACAGATAAGATTTTTATGAGAGAGTACCCACATGTTCTGGGACAAAGTCCGGAGAAGTTTTTCCCGTGGTATCTTGGCGTGTTGAATTATGAACTGAATATCAGAATATCTATTCCGGAAGTTTATGAGGCACTTATGGAAAAGAAAACAAATGAGAGTCAGCAGTGGAAGTGCATCCAGGGTGTAAAGGAAACGTTGGAAAGACTAAAAGAGCAGGGAATGAAATTGGGGTTGATCAGTAATTGGGACTCCACGTGCAGGGAGGTGCTAAAAAATAATGGATTGGATCAGTTACTGGATACAATTGTGATTTCTTCAGAAATAGAAATAGAAAAACCGGATGTGAAGATTTTTGAGTATGCACTGAGTATTTCTGGAGCAGACAGGAAATTATCGTTGTACATTGGAGATAATTATTATGACGACGCCATAGGCTCTGCAAAGGCAGGCATAGATTGTATCCTGGTGAATCCTTATGGGACGCTGGGGATGGAAGAAATCAAAAATATTGAGATTATTCCAAGTGTGGCAGAATTGGAATCAGTTTTAGGGGGTGTTTCAGTTTAA
- a CDS encoding ABC transporter permease, producing MIYAVRKAGTFVITLVLVSILTFGVFQILPGDPVDIILGVEADPMQAAALTKELGLDKPIMERYFDWVFGAVRGDLGNSIRYQVPVGDLLKSSLPVTASLAVLSILLTILISVPAAVFLAKNHRKNSAMVLSSVTQFGIAVPSFWIGILLIMLFAVQFHILPSGDYTPFSENPIEWLKSLILPACSIAVGTTATIIRYLKNTILDQMGFDYVRTARSKGMTQKQVLFKHVLKNALLPAITILGMMIVDVLGGSVIVENVFNLPGIGHLLTSGVGNRDFPLVQGLVFYLAITVLVINLLVDFLYTVVDPRIRVGG from the coding sequence TTGATATATGCAGTGAGAAAAGCGGGAACATTTGTGATAACGCTGGTGCTAGTATCTATCTTAACTTTCGGTGTGTTTCAAATTCTTCCGGGAGATCCGGTAGATATCATACTAGGTGTGGAAGCAGATCCAATGCAGGCAGCAGCTCTGACAAAGGAGCTGGGTTTGGATAAGCCCATAATGGAGCGATATTTTGATTGGGTATTTGGTGCGGTCAGGGGAGATCTTGGAAATTCCATACGATATCAGGTGCCCGTGGGAGACTTACTGAAAAGCAGTCTGCCAGTCACGGCATCATTGGCCGTACTTTCCATTCTGTTGACAATATTGATTTCTGTACCGGCAGCAGTTTTTCTGGCAAAAAATCATCGGAAAAACTCTGCGATGGTATTGTCTTCGGTAACACAGTTTGGGATTGCGGTTCCATCATTCTGGATTGGTATTTTATTGATTATGCTTTTTGCAGTGCAGTTTCATATTCTTCCATCCGGAGATTACACACCATTTTCAGAAAATCCAATAGAATGGCTGAAATCCCTGATTCTTCCTGCATGCTCAATTGCGGTTGGAACAACAGCAACAATTATCCGATATTTAAAAAATACCATTTTAGACCAAATGGGATTTGACTATGTACGTACAGCGAGAAGTAAAGGGATGACACAAAAACAGGTATTGTTTAAGCATGTGTTGAAAAATGCATTACTTCCGGCAATCACCATCCTGGGAATGATGATTGTGGATGTTCTAGGCGGGAGTGTGATTGTGGAAAATGTATTTAATCTTCCGGGAATCGGACATTTGTTGACATCAGGAGTGGGGAACAGGGATTTTCCATTGGTGCAGGGGCTTGTATTTTATTTGGCCATTACAGTTTTAGTGATTAATCTTTTGGTGGATTTTTTATATACAGTTGTTGATCCAAGAATAAGGGTAGGTGGGTGA
- a CDS encoding 2-hydroxyacid dehydrogenase, which produces MKLLIRAPFIESERKRLEAYFDEIVYAPWTTTGERYYEDEMLEVLKKEQPDALITELDRVTEKVLNGYDKLIFIGDCRANPANIDVEACKKANVPVLCTPARNAQAVAEMLSGLLVSYMRNLVPAVQWIKDGKWVEGTTPYYTWMGNELCGKKVGFVGFGAVGKHAAKILEAYGCEISFYDPFVDFVKDSYKKCELEEIFENSDIVSIHLPVLDSTKGMINAELFARMKETAIFVNTARSAVVDKPALMEALKTKKIRGAILDVLEVEPPTEEALEIARLDNVLLTPHICGATYEVTDHQSRIMTDRIDAWMKENK; this is translated from the coding sequence ATGAAGTTATTAATCAGAGCACCTTTTATTGAAAGTGAAAGAAAGAGACTGGAAGCTTATTTTGATGAGATCGTATATGCTCCATGGACAACTACCGGTGAACGTTATTATGAAGATGAGATGCTGGAAGTTCTGAAAAAAGAACAGCCGGATGCTCTCATTACAGAACTTGACCGTGTAACAGAAAAAGTATTGAACGGATATGACAAACTGATCTTCATCGGAGATTGTCGTGCAAATCCGGCAAACATCGATGTGGAAGCATGCAAGAAAGCAAATGTACCTGTTCTTTGCACGCCGGCAAGAAATGCGCAGGCTGTAGCAGAGATGCTGTCAGGACTTCTTGTAAGTTATATGCGTAATCTGGTTCCGGCAGTACAGTGGATCAAAGATGGCAAATGGGTAGAAGGAACGACACCTTACTATACATGGATGGGAAATGAGCTTTGCGGAAAGAAAGTCGGATTCGTTGGTTTTGGCGCAGTCGGAAAACATGCTGCAAAGATTCTGGAAGCATATGGATGTGAGATTTCATTCTATGATCCATTTGTAGATTTTGTAAAAGACAGTTACAAGAAATGTGAACTGGAAGAAATCTTTGAAAATTCAGATATTGTATCCATTCATCTTCCGGTACTTGACAGTACAAAAGGAATGATCAATGCAGAGTTATTTGCAAGAATGAAAGAAACAGCTATTTTCGTAAATACAGCAAGAAGTGCGGTTGTGGATAAACCTGCTTTGATGGAAGCATTAAAGACTAAGAAAATCCGTGGAGCAATCCTGGATGTATTGGAAGTAGAGCCTCCGACAGAAGAAGCACTGGAAATCGCAAGACTGGACAATGTACTTTTGACACCACATATCTGTGGAGCAACTTATGAAGTAACCGATCATCAGTCCAGAATTATGACAGACCGTATCGATGCATGGATGAAAGAGAACAAATAA
- a CDS encoding MurR/RpiR family transcriptional regulator, with amino-acid sequence MCERIDLVYEKLTEAQKQIAIYLKKKWEQACLMSAKSLSEQVDVSEATVHRLAASLGYDSFTDMKEKMKEELLMNRAVTNMSFRNRGISENWLDECLQTEMVNLVNTYQLNLKDKISQGAEMLRNSRRIYVIGDKQGLGTSSYLGFVLNYLLGNTVHLTLADVYEQIGFMGSEDVLIVIGFQRYCPRTQKAVELAADRNVRILAFTDCNLSPFAQKAEISLYATMDSTYFLDSYTAVVSIAQALIARIVMKDEERIRKNVEATEYVYRRFRE; translated from the coding sequence TTGTGCGAAAGAATTGATCTGGTATATGAGAAGTTGACAGAAGCACAAAAACAAATTGCGATTTATTTAAAAAAGAAATGGGAACAGGCATGTCTGATGTCAGCAAAGAGTCTGAGCGAACAGGTTGATGTAAGTGAGGCAACAGTACATCGTCTGGCGGCAAGTCTGGGGTATGACAGTTTTACAGATATGAAAGAAAAGATGAAAGAGGAACTGCTGATGAACCGGGCGGTCACCAATATGAGTTTTCGGAATCGCGGAATTTCAGAAAACTGGCTGGATGAATGTTTGCAGACAGAGATGGTCAATCTTGTAAATACTTATCAGCTTAACCTAAAGGATAAGATTTCACAGGGAGCAGAAATGCTGCGAAATTCAAGAAGAATTTACGTGATCGGTGATAAGCAGGGACTGGGGACTTCTTCATATTTGGGATTTGTATTAAATTATCTTCTGGGCAATACAGTTCATCTGACCCTGGCCGATGTTTATGAACAGATTGGATTTATGGGATCTGAAGACGTATTGATTGTGATTGGATTTCAAAGATATTGTCCAAGGACTCAAAAGGCAGTGGAGCTTGCCGCAGATAGAAATGTGAGAATTCTGGCTTTTACAGATTGTAATCTGTCACCTTTTGCTCAAAAGGCAGAAATATCCCTATATGCAACGATGGACTCTACCTATTTCTTGGATTCTTATACTGCAGTTGTTTCCATTGCACAGGCACTGATTGCAAGGATCGTCATGAAAGACGAGGAAAGAATCCGAAAGAATGTAGAGGCTACCGAATATGTTTACAGGAGATTCCGGGAATAA
- a CDS encoding S-methyl-5-thioribose-1-phosphate isomerase: MMKRCDQDLAFMLQYENVAWYENGKVRILDRRIYPTEVKFVECTTYKEVAQAITDMVTQSAGPYTAAGMGMALAAHEVEGKIEEEQIKFLTQASYDISHARPTTANRMGIITEGCLKVAKEALAEGKSAVEACFNRTVDSLNRRYTTMGKVGENLAALFPKNGTILTQCFGETIIGMMLRAARKNNNDVKIFCAETRPYLQGARLTSTCCAQMGFDTTVITDNMVAYSMQHKGIDLFTSAADTIARDGHIANKIGTFQISILAKYFGIQYYVTGIPDKDKMYGKDIVIEERNPAQVLSYRGIPNTIPEVKGIYPSFDIVPPHLISGVVTDKGVYVPYLLNDYFKGEVKDFY; encoded by the coding sequence ATGATGAAAAGATGTGATCAGGATTTGGCTTTCATGCTTCAGTATGAAAATGTAGCATGGTATGAAAATGGAAAAGTAAGAATATTAGACCGTAGAATTTATCCGACAGAGGTTAAATTTGTTGAGTGCACAACCTATAAAGAAGTTGCACAGGCAATCACAGATATGGTTACACAGAGTGCAGGACCGTATACCGCAGCCGGCATGGGAATGGCACTGGCAGCACATGAGGTAGAAGGTAAGATAGAAGAAGAACAGATCAAGTTCTTAACACAGGCTTCTTATGATATCTCACATGCAAGACCGACGACAGCAAATCGTATGGGAATTATTACAGAAGGTTGTCTGAAAGTTGCGAAAGAAGCATTGGCGGAAGGAAAGAGTGCAGTAGAGGCATGTTTCAACAGAACCGTTGATTCTTTGAACAGAAGATATACAACAATGGGAAAAGTCGGAGAGAATCTGGCAGCTTTGTTCCCAAAGAACGGAACCATCCTTACACAGTGCTTTGGAGAAACAATCATCGGTATGATGCTCCGTGCAGCAAGAAAGAACAACAATGATGTAAAAATTTTCTGTGCAGAGACAAGACCATACTTGCAGGGCGCAAGACTGACATCTACATGCTGTGCGCAGATGGGATTTGATACAACGGTTATTACAGATAATATGGTAGCTTATTCTATGCAGCATAAGGGCATCGATCTCTTTACTTCAGCAGCAGACACCATTGCAAGAGACGGCCATATTGCAAATAAGATCGGAACCTTCCAGATTTCCATTTTAGCAAAATATTTCGGAATTCAATATTATGTAACAGGAATCCCAGATAAAGATAAGATGTATGGAAAAGATATCGTTATTGAAGAAAGAAATCCTGCACAGGTACTTTCTTACCGAGGTATCCCGAATACAATTCCGGAGGTCAAAGGAATCTATCCATCATTTGATATAGTACCGCCACATTTGATCAGTGGTGTTGTAACAGATAAAGGTGTTTACGTACCATATCTGTTAAATGATTACTTCAAGGGTGAAGTAAAAGATTTCTATTAA
- a CDS encoding ABC transporter ATP-binding protein: MTECKEHIRLAVKNLSVEIRTGGKDCKVLNQISFTAKPGEIIGLVGESGCGKSMTSLAIMGLLPSGACVSEGEIQMEGKDLLSLSEAELCSVRGGEVAMIFQEPMSALNPLIPVGKQIEECYRLHHKAVSAIQTREITLDMMRTVGLSRVESLYHEFPHQLSGGMKQRIVIAMALINRPRLIIADEPTTALDVTIQAQILELLKKMNVEYGCTVLFISHDLGVIRTVCDQIVVMYAGRIVEQGKTEEVLKTPGHPYTRGLLSSIAGAKNKGEELYSIPGYVEPLEKREENRCPFVKRCERAQEVCHITCPDMKEIQGRKVRCFYEGDGRSE; the protein is encoded by the coding sequence ATGACGGAGTGCAAAGAGCATATAAGACTGGCTGTAAAAAATCTATCTGTAGAAATTCGTACTGGAGGGAAGGATTGTAAAGTATTGAACCAGATAAGTTTTACAGCGAAACCGGGAGAAATCATCGGGCTGGTAGGAGAATCCGGATGTGGAAAAAGTATGACTTCTCTGGCCATTATGGGACTTCTTCCATCTGGTGCATGTGTTTCCGAAGGGGAAATCCAAATGGAAGGGAAAGACCTGTTATCTTTGAGTGAAGCAGAACTATGCTCAGTCAGAGGCGGAGAAGTTGCAATGATTTTTCAGGAGCCAATGAGTGCATTAAACCCGTTAATTCCGGTAGGAAAACAGATCGAAGAATGCTATCGGCTTCATCATAAAGCTGTATCAGCCATACAGACCAGGGAAATTACGCTGGATATGATGCGAACGGTAGGATTGTCCCGTGTGGAGAGTTTGTATCATGAATTTCCACATCAGTTATCAGGAGGAATGAAGCAGAGAATTGTGATCGCTATGGCATTGATCAATCGTCCTCGGTTGATTATTGCGGATGAGCCAACAACAGCATTGGATGTGACAATTCAGGCACAAATTCTGGAACTGTTGAAAAAAATGAATGTGGAATATGGATGTACAGTTCTGTTTATCTCCCATGATCTGGGTGTGATTCGAACTGTCTGTGATCAGATTGTTGTCATGTATGCCGGAAGGATTGTAGAGCAGGGCAAAACGGAGGAAGTTTTAAAAACACCCGGACATCCTTATACGAGGGGGCTTCTTTCTTCTATTGCGGGAGCGAAGAATAAAGGGGAGGAACTGTACAGTATTCCAGGGTATGTGGAGCCTTTGGAAAAAAGGGAAGAGAACAGATGTCCTTTTGTGAAAAGATGCGAACGAGCACAGGAGGTCTGCCATATTACCTGTCCGGATATGAAGGAAATACAGGGCAGAAAGGTAAGATGTTTCTACGAAGGAGATGGAAGAAGTGAGTAA
- a CDS encoding ABC transporter permease, producing MKRKYIRNKNFCIGLGIVVFLFVMMFISLFYTPYPPDAMDTANAFAVPSAKHLLGTDNFGRDILSRLMTGSQTAFFVGIGAVTIGLSAGLLLGSVSGYFGGWIDEIVMRLMDTKMAFPGVILALVLITVFGSGALNTAIALGIMSIPKFCRVTRSGFMQIKQLEYIKAARSRGASRFRIMVLHILPNISSSLIVTATLGFSGAVLSEAGLSYLGLGIQPPTASWGKMLYEAQAYLITNPFLAVVPGIMITIMVLGFNLLGDGLRDLTERQGN from the coding sequence ATGAAAAGAAAATACATAAGAAATAAAAATTTTTGTATCGGCCTGGGAATTGTGGTGTTTTTATTTGTGATGATGTTTATCAGCCTGTTTTATACACCATATCCTCCAGATGCAATGGATACTGCCAATGCATTTGCAGTTCCATCAGCAAAACACCTGCTCGGAACAGATAATTTTGGGAGAGATATTTTGAGTCGCTTGATGACAGGATCACAGACTGCATTTTTTGTTGGAATAGGAGCGGTCACGATTGGATTGAGTGCCGGACTCTTACTGGGTTCTGTTTCCGGATATTTTGGAGGATGGATTGATGAAATTGTAATGCGTTTAATGGATACGAAGATGGCATTTCCAGGAGTAATTCTGGCATTAGTTCTGATTACGGTATTTGGAAGTGGTGCATTGAATACTGCTATAGCTCTGGGAATTATGTCTATTCCAAAATTTTGTAGAGTTACGAGAAGTGGATTTATGCAGATCAAACAGTTGGAATATATCAAAGCGGCAAGATCAAGAGGGGCATCGCGCTTCAGAATAATGGTACTACATATTCTTCCTAATATTTCATCATCGTTAATTGTTACTGCAACATTGGGATTCTCCGGAGCAGTATTATCAGAAGCAGGACTTAGTTACCTAGGACTTGGGATTCAGCCGCCTACAGCGAGTTGGGGAAAGATGCTATATGAAGCACAGGCATATTTAATAACAAACCCCTTCTTAGCAGTTGTTCCCGGAATCATGATTACTATTATGGTATTGGGCTTTAATCTGCTTGGGGATGGACTGCGTGATCTTACGGAAAGACAGGGGAACTAA
- a CDS encoding L-fuculose-phosphate aldolase, translated as MLMQEEREQIVAYGKKMSADRLTSGTSGNISIYNAEKGLMAISPSGIGYFDVKPEDVVIMDLEANIVDGDKKPSSEWALHTAMYKTKPECRAVVHTHSMYCTVFATLRQPLRAAHYVIADAGVDEVPCAPYCTYGTHELAEAASKTIGDSNAVLLANHGMLACGGNLKSAYSLACGMEFCAELEYRTKTIGGPVYLSKEEMAEVLESFKSYGQPKKKN; from the coding sequence ATGTTAATGCAAGAAGAAAGAGAACAGATTGTAGCATATGGTAAAAAGATGAGCGCTGACAGATTGACATCTGGAACAAGCGGAAACATCAGTATTTATAATGCAGAGAAAGGTCTGATGGCAATCAGCCCATCAGGAATCGGATATTTCGATGTAAAACCGGAAGATGTAGTTATCATGGACCTGGAAGCAAACATCGTAGATGGAGACAAGAAACCATCCAGTGAATGGGCCCTTCATACAGCAATGTACAAAACAAAACCGGAGTGCAGAGCCGTTGTTCATACACACTCTATGTACTGCACAGTATTTGCAACACTTCGTCAGCCACTGAGAGCTGCACACTATGTAATCGCAGATGCTGGTGTAGATGAAGTACCATGTGCTCCATATTGCACATATGGAACACACGAACTTGCAGAAGCTGCTTCTAAGACAATCGGTGACAGCAACGCAGTACTGCTTGCTAACCACGGTATGCTTGCTTGCGGCGGAAACTTAAAGAGCGCATACTCTCTGGCATGCGGAATGGAATTCTGTGCTGAGTTAGAGTATCGTACAAAGACAATCGGTGGTCCTGTATATCTGTCAAAAGAAGAAATGGCAGAAGTACTGGAAAGCTTCAAGAGCTATGGGCAGCCGAAAAAGAAAAACTAA
- a CDS encoding ABC transporter substrate-binding protein produces MKSKLIFRILTATMAGVMMVTAAGCASGNQDKGTTEESIVRMAVSSEPDNLNPMKSSATDTSAMMMNVYEGLLSFDKNGSFIPALAESYEITDDGMTYEFQLKEGIQFHSGDEFNAEDVKYTYETLAGLNGESPLNETLASELVAVETPDDYSVQLKLNKVDAGFLSKCTISIQQDGYTQDSTNPNGTGPYKFKEYVQGQKLVLEKNENYKTIETRMPEIDTVEFKIMTDSNAVLMALKSGDLDIASVDARNFSSLGKDFTSVEGPQNMVQIFALNNSVEPLNKKEVRQAINYAVNKEEIIQTVMEGHGTQLESFLSPSMKNYYNDDIKGYDTNIGKAKELLAEAGYPTGFTMTLTVPSNYQTHIDTAQILKSQLEKIGVTVEIQLVEWAQWLENVYNNAQYESTVIGHSGKLDPQDFLNRFTTTYEKNYFKYSNEEYDAKIAEAASVTDETKRAEIYKECQQKLADDAASVFIQDPSINYAVRNTITGMQIYPVTFFDMGSLRMAE; encoded by the coding sequence ATGAAATCAAAATTAATTTTCAGGATCTTAACAGCAACGATGGCAGGAGTAATGATGGTAACTGCGGCAGGGTGCGCTTCGGGAAATCAGGATAAAGGAACAACAGAAGAGTCTATTGTAAGAATGGCTGTCAGTTCAGAGCCGGATAATCTAAATCCGATGAAATCTTCTGCAACAGATACATCGGCTATGATGATGAATGTGTATGAAGGACTGCTCTCTTTTGATAAGAATGGAAGTTTTATTCCAGCTCTGGCAGAAAGTTATGAAATCACAGATGACGGAATGACTTATGAATTTCAGTTAAAAGAAGGGATTCAATTCCATAGTGGAGATGAATTTAACGCAGAAGATGTAAAATATACATATGAAACATTAGCCGGATTAAATGGAGAATCCCCTTTAAATGAGACACTGGCAAGTGAACTGGTGGCGGTTGAAACCCCGGATGATTATAGCGTGCAGTTAAAATTGAACAAGGTAGATGCTGGTTTTCTTTCTAAATGTACGATTTCAATCCAGCAGGATGGATATACACAGGACAGCACAAATCCGAATGGAACAGGTCCATACAAGTTTAAAGAATATGTACAGGGACAGAAGCTTGTTCTGGAAAAGAACGAGAACTATAAAACGATTGAGACAAGAATGCCGGAAATTGACACTGTAGAATTTAAAATCATGACAGACAGCAATGCGGTTTTGATGGCATTAAAATCAGGAGATTTGGATATCGCATCCGTAGATGCAAGAAACTTTTCTTCTTTAGGGAAAGACTTTACATCGGTAGAAGGACCTCAAAATATGGTGCAGATCTTTGCATTGAATAACAGTGTAGAACCTCTGAATAAAAAAGAAGTGCGTCAGGCAATTAATTATGCGGTGAATAAAGAGGAGATTATCCAGACAGTCATGGAAGGACACGGAACACAGTTGGAAAGTTTTCTGAGTCCAAGTATGAAGAATTACTATAATGATGATATTAAGGGATATGATACAAACATTGGAAAGGCAAAAGAACTTCTTGCAGAAGCTGGTTATCCAACTGGATTTACAATGACGCTTACAGTTCCATCCAACTATCAGACACACATAGACACAGCGCAGATTTTAAAAAGTCAGTTGGAAAAAATTGGGGTTACAGTAGAAATCCAGCTTGTAGAATGGGCACAATGGTTGGAAAACGTTTATAATAATGCACAATATGAATCTACAGTAATTGGACATAGTGGAAAGCTGGATCCACAGGATTTTCTGAACCGTTTTACAACAACATATGAAAAAAATTACTTCAAATACTCTAATGAGGAATACGATGCTAAAATTGCAGAAGCCGCATCTGTAACAGATGAAACAAAAAGAGCGGAAATATACAAAGAATGTCAGCAGAAGTTAGCAGATGATGCCGCAAGCGTATTTATTCAGGATCCAAGCATCAACTATGCAGTTCGTAATACAATCACGGGAATGCAGATCTATCCGGTCACGTTCTTTGATATGGGAAGCCTTCGCATGGCAGAGTAG